One part of the Asterias amurensis chromosome 11, ASM3211899v1 genome encodes these proteins:
- the LOC139944121 gene encoding uncharacterized protein, with protein MTCNLHWVTTLSDVIPIMTLSDSTQGLQTVMDSISDASARLGLMISRKKTKIMLSGDHQTTPDILVGQDKVDVVDDFTYLGSSINSQGSMDHEISCRIEKKLDAFDSRCLRKILGIKWDAFVRNEVRDRSQQTPVSNTICGRRMNWLGHVSRLPPSRLANQVLWWNPPGRRRRGRPKMNWHQTIQRDLHRVNRGWSDVRSLTADRSAWRALAASCVGRRRSPQV; from the exons ATGACTTGCAACCTACACTGGGTAACTACACTGTCTGATGTTATACCAATAATGA CATTGTCCGACAGTACCCAGGGTCTCCAGACTGTAATGGACTCCATCAGTGATGCCTCAGCTAGACTGGGTCTTATGATCAGCAGAAAGAAAACGAAAATCATGCTTTCAGGTGATCACCAGACAACACCTGACATTCTCGTTGGGCAAGATAAAGTTGATGTAGTGGATGACTTTACCTACCTGGGAAGTTCCATCAACAGCCAGGGATCAATGGAtcatgaaatcagctgcagaatAG AGAAGAAACTTGATGCATTCGACTCAAGATGCCTAAGGAAGATCTTGGGCATTAAGTGGGATGCCTTCGTCCGCAACGAGGTCAGAGATCGATCACAACAAACTCCAGTGTCCAATACAATCTGTGGGCGGCGCATGAACTGGCTGGGCCATGTTTCGCGGCTCCCCCCTTCGAGACTCGCCAATCAAGTCCTGTGGTGGAACCCGCCGGGAAGGAGGAGGAGAGGCCGACCTAAAATGAACTGGCACCAGACCATCCAGCGGGACCTTCATAGGGTCAATAGAGGCTGGAGCGACGTCAGGTCACTGACTGCCGACCGATCTGCCTGGAGAGCGTTGGCTGCCTCATGCGTCGGACGACGCAGGAGCCCCCAAGTCTAA